In one window of Mytilus galloprovincialis chromosome 6, xbMytGall1.hap1.1, whole genome shotgun sequence DNA:
- the LOC143078823 gene encoding phosphatidylinositol transfer protein 3-like isoform X2 produces MEHSKKILELKKRLVGIKPLEDEPEFFNSEETLVRFLKSREWNINETEKMLKESIEYRRRIRPSHLDCKWCHDRPGCHSMRQVGFDEAGRPVIYSNFAQANLRHNTSEDTICHCTYLIENAKRTMPPGVSTWVFVIDCTGMTIQACNPKLGYGVTQVMANHYPERLGLVICVNHNPVFQGIWKAMKVFIHPNTSSKVKLVKSKSKVKQTFLEVFPSELTDWILEEMRQNKIKPLPSTQREFWNKPSDSGRHDPRGCSSYIEKYIERSEKENAAFEILHKAHPNIMDSIKGKVVSVKKSSELEKKSSPCHHVDSCNSDSDEEFEQIEMLDIPDEFKVPDDAVKFT; encoded by the exons GCTAGTAAGATTCTTGAAATCAAGGGAATGGAATATAAACGAAACTGAGAAAATGCTAAAAGAATCAATAGAATACAGAAGAAGAATTCGTCCTTCACATTTAGATTGTAAATGGTGCCATGACCGACCGGGTTGTCATTCAATG AGACAAGTTGGTTTTGATGAAGCTGGAAGACCTGTCATTTACTCCAATTTTGCTCAAGCTAATCTACGTCATAATACCTCAGAAGATACTATCTGTCATTGTACCTATCTTATAGAAAATGCCAAAAGGACTATGCCACCTGGAGTTTCAACATGGGTCTTTGTTATTGATTGTACAG gTATGACTATACAAGCATGCAATCCAAAACTTGGTTATGGTGTAACACAAGTAATGGCTAATCATTATCCAGAACGTCTAGGACTTGTTATCTGTGTTAATCATAACCCAGTCTTCCAAGGAATCTGGAAAGCCATGAAAGTATTTATACACCCTAACACTTCATCCAAAGTCAAACTTGTCAAGTCAAAGTCTAAAGTCAAACAAACATTCCTGGAGGTATTCCCGTCAGAATTGACAGACTGGATTCTTGAGGAAATGAGACAAAACAAGATCAAGCCATTACCTTCCACACAGAGGGAGTTTTGGAATAAACCTTCTGACAGTGGACGTCATGATCCGAGAGGTTGTTCCTCATACATAGAAAAATACATTGAAAGAAGTGAAAAAGAAAATGCTGCTTTTGAGATTTTACATAAAGCACATCCTAATATAATGGATTCTATCAAAGGAAAAGTTGTATCTGTGAAAAAATCTTCTGAACTTGAAAAGAAGTCATCACCATGCCATCATGTTGATTCTTGTAATTCTGACAGTGACGAGGAATTTGAACAAATTGAAATGCTAGATATTCCAGATGAGTTCAAAGTTCCTGATGATGCAGTAAAATTTACTTGA